A region from the Sphingomonas sp. S2-65 genome encodes:
- a CDS encoding hemerythrin domain-containing protein: protein MAQTTATRDKNGRFKPTSTTKSSGGKSANGNLGMMAGAVAGGAALGLLAMLGRKAAVQAPTALAGNWDDALKAEHAATLKVFDAIEATDEKSTIKRGMLLSHLKHALMKHAVEEENVIYPALREIGQREGADELNKEHGYVKQYLYELENMPNNSPEWIAKVRAFRADIEHHMKEEEENLFPMLRAQLSEEKNKQLTATMNKEGFKVA from the coding sequence ATGGCACAGACCACGGCGACGCGGGACAAGAACGGGCGCTTCAAGCCCACGTCCACCACCAAATCGAGCGGCGGCAAGAGCGCCAACGGCAATCTGGGCATGATGGCCGGTGCAGTGGCAGGCGGCGCGGCGCTTGGCCTGCTCGCCATGCTGGGCCGCAAGGCCGCGGTACAGGCGCCGACCGCGCTGGCAGGCAATTGGGATGACGCGCTCAAGGCCGAACACGCCGCGACGCTGAAGGTGTTCGATGCCATCGAGGCAACCGACGAGAAGTCGACGATCAAGCGCGGCATGCTGCTGTCGCACCTGAAGCACGCGCTGATGAAGCATGCAGTCGAAGAGGAAAACGTGATCTACCCCGCGCTGCGCGAGATCGGCCAGCGCGAGGGCGCCGACGAGCTCAACAAGGAGCACGGCTATGTGAAGCAGTATCTCTACGAGTTGGAGAACATGCCGAACAATTCGCCCGAGTGGATCGCCAAGGTCCGCGCGTTCCGCGCCGATATCGAGCACCACATGAAGGAAGAGGAAGAGAACCTGTTCCCGATGCTCCGCGCGCAGCTGTCCGAGGAAAAGAACAAGCAGCTGACCGCGACGATGAACAAGGAAGGCTTCAAGGTCGCCTGA
- a CDS encoding MarR family transcriptional regulator, with protein sequence MAVPIPASPLFLREPEIRRGVELLYFGYAHLTRSIDAALAKQGLGRAHHRALYFIARKPDVTVSELLALLAITKQSLGRVLGELSERGLVETRTGDRDRRQRLLRLTAAGAELEGQLFESLREKLSAAYSSAGQGAVGGFWAVLEGLVPETDRSRVVALRR encoded by the coding sequence ATGGCTGTCCCAATTCCCGCTTCTCCCCTGTTCCTGCGTGAGCCGGAGATCCGCCGAGGCGTCGAGTTGCTCTATTTCGGCTATGCGCACCTGACGCGGTCGATCGATGCGGCGCTGGCCAAGCAGGGACTGGGGCGCGCGCATCATCGCGCGCTCTATTTCATCGCACGCAAGCCCGACGTGACCGTAAGCGAGCTGCTGGCGCTGCTGGCGATCACCAAGCAGTCGCTCGGGCGCGTATTGGGCGAACTGTCCGAGCGCGGCCTGGTGGAAACCCGCACCGGCGACCGTGACCGGCGCCAGCGGCTGCTGCGGCTGACGGCGGCGGGTGCCGAGCTGGAGGGGCAGTTGTTCGAATCGCTCCGGGAGAAGCTCTCCGCTGCCTATTCCAGCGCCGGCCAAGGCGCGGTAGGCGGATTTTGGGCAGTGCTGGAGGGCCTGGTGCCCGAAACCGATCGAAGCCGCGTCGTCGCATTGCGCCGATAG
- a CDS encoding branched-chain amino acid aminotransferase, translating to MQDTTILDFEFEAHAQPVTEADRTALLTNPGFGKIFTDHMVVIRYSAERGWHDARVQPRGPIQIDPACAVLHYAQEIFEGLKAYRLPDGGAALFRAGENARRFRESAERMAMAPLPEEMFLSSIRELVRVDRDWIPEGDGASLYLRPFMFASETFLGVKPASEYLYMVIASPAGAYFKGGAPSVTLWTSEHYTRAARGGTGAAKCGGNYAASLIAQAEAIREGCDQVVFLDAVENRYVEELGGMNVFFVFEDGSVQTPPLGGTILPGITRNSLLTLARDAGIDVREAPYSMQDWQKDAESGRLREAFACGTAAVVTPIGRVRGRGFDFTIGNGGPGLLTERLRGALTAIQRGTAPDPHGWVERLF from the coding sequence ATGCAAGACACGACCATCCTGGATTTCGAGTTCGAGGCCCACGCACAGCCGGTGACGGAGGCGGACCGCACGGCCCTTCTCACCAATCCCGGCTTCGGCAAGATCTTCACCGATCATATGGTGGTCATCCGCTACTCGGCAGAGCGCGGCTGGCACGATGCGCGGGTCCAGCCGCGCGGGCCGATCCAGATCGACCCGGCCTGCGCCGTGCTGCATTATGCGCAGGAGATCTTCGAGGGGCTCAAGGCCTATCGCCTCCCCGATGGTGGCGCGGCACTGTTCCGCGCCGGAGAGAATGCGCGCCGGTTCCGGGAATCGGCCGAGCGGATGGCCATGGCGCCTCTTCCGGAGGAGATGTTCCTGTCGTCGATCCGCGAGTTGGTACGCGTCGACCGTGACTGGATCCCCGAAGGCGACGGCGCGTCGCTCTATCTGCGCCCCTTCATGTTCGCGAGCGAGACCTTCCTGGGCGTGAAGCCGGCCAGCGAATATCTCTACATGGTGATCGCATCGCCGGCAGGCGCCTATTTCAAGGGCGGCGCTCCGTCGGTGACGCTTTGGACCTCCGAGCATTATACGCGGGCGGCGCGCGGCGGTACCGGCGCGGCAAAGTGCGGCGGCAACTACGCCGCAAGCCTGATCGCCCAGGCCGAGGCGATCCGCGAAGGCTGCGACCAGGTGGTGTTCCTCGACGCGGTCGAGAACCGCTATGTCGAGGAGCTGGGCGGCATGAACGTGTTCTTCGTGTTCGAGGACGGATCGGTCCAGACCCCTCCGCTGGGCGGGACGATCCTGCCGGGGATCACGCGCAACTCGTTGCTGACGCTCGCCCGTGATGCCGGGATCGACGTGCGCGAGGCGCCGTACAGCATGCAGGACTGGCAGAAGGATGCCGAAAGCGGACGGCTGCGGGAGGCATTCGCCTGCGGCACCGCGGCAGTGGTCACGCCGATCGGCCGGGTGCGCGGCCGCGGCTTCGACTTCACCATCGGCAATGGCGGCCCTGGCCTGCTTACCGAACGGCTGCGCGGCGCGCTTACGGCAATTCAGCGCGGAACTGCGCCCGACCCGCATGGCTGGGTTGAACGTCTGTTCTAA